A single Cupriavidus sp. D39 DNA region contains:
- a CDS encoding Do family serine endopeptidase, whose protein sequence is MLRRFWLFFAQAVTVVLAVWFVVATLKPEWLQRGRVAVQSGSPIVALKEVVPNVAGSSAPGSYSEAAQQAMPAVVNIFTSKNGHRQTPNPQAEDPWFRFFFGDRLPERQEPVSSLGSGVIVSAEGYILTNHHVVDGADEIEVALTDGRKANAKVVGSDPETDLAVLKITLKDLPAITLGRIENVKVGDVVLAIGNPFGVGQTVTMGIVSALGRSHLGINTFENFIQTDAAINPGNSGGALVDAQGNLLGVNTAIYSRSGGSLGIGFAIPVSTAKQVMESIISTGSVTRGWIGVEPQDMTPEIAESFGLEAKEGALIAAVVQGGPADKAGVKPGDVLVSVDGQSISDTTALLNAIAQLKPGAEAKMKVVRRGKPAELTVMIGKRPPPPRRALPLDEEE, encoded by the coding sequence ATGTTGCGCCGCTTTTGGCTGTTCTTTGCTCAGGCTGTCACCGTTGTGCTGGCAGTGTGGTTCGTCGTGGCCACGCTCAAACCCGAATGGCTGCAGCGCGGCCGGGTGGCCGTGCAATCCGGTTCGCCCATCGTAGCGCTGAAGGAAGTCGTCCCCAATGTGGCCGGCTCCTCCGCGCCGGGCTCGTACAGCGAGGCGGCCCAGCAGGCGATGCCGGCGGTGGTCAACATCTTCACCAGCAAGAACGGCCATAGGCAAACGCCCAATCCGCAGGCAGAAGACCCCTGGTTCCGCTTCTTCTTTGGCGATCGCCTGCCGGAGCGCCAGGAGCCGGTATCCAGCCTTGGCTCGGGCGTCATCGTCAGCGCGGAAGGCTACATTCTAACCAACCACCACGTGGTGGACGGCGCCGATGAAATCGAGGTTGCGCTGACCGATGGCCGCAAGGCCAACGCCAAGGTCGTGGGCTCGGACCCGGAAACCGACCTGGCCGTGCTCAAGATCACGCTCAAGGACCTGCCGGCGATCACGCTGGGGCGCATCGAGAACGTCAAGGTAGGCGACGTGGTGCTGGCCATCGGCAACCCCTTCGGCGTCGGCCAGACCGTCACCATGGGCATTGTCTCGGCACTCGGCCGCAGCCACCTGGGCATCAACACCTTCGAGAACTTCATCCAGACCGACGCGGCGATCAATCCGGGCAACTCCGGCGGCGCGCTGGTCGACGCACAGGGCAACCTGCTGGGCGTCAACACGGCCATCTATTCGCGCTCCGGCGGCTCGCTGGGCATCGGCTTCGCCATTCCAGTGTCGACGGCCAAGCAAGTGATGGAATCCATCATCTCGACCGGCTCCGTGACCCGTGGCTGGATCGGCGTGGAGCCGCAGGACATGACCCCCGAGATCGCCGAGTCGTTCGGCCTCGAAGCCAAGGAAGGGGCGCTGATCGCGGCCGTGGTCCAGGGCGGCCCGGCGGACAAGGCCGGCGTGAAGCCGGGCGACGTGCTGGTCTCGGTGGATGGACAGAGCATTTCCGACACCACTGCCCTGCTCAACGCCATCGCCCAGCTCAAGCCGGGCGCGGAGGCCAAGATGAAGGTAGTGCGCCGTGGCAAGCCAGCGGAACTGACGGTGATGATCGGCAAGCGGCCACCGCCGCCACGCCGGGCCCTGCCGCTGGATGAGGAAGAGTAA
- a CDS encoding cytochrome b: MAAEKQVKTTGLLGWIDARFPATQLWEDHLSKYYAPKNFNFWYFFGSLALLVLVIQIVTGIFLVMNYKPDGTLNAAGIPVAYASVEYIMREVPWGWLVRYMHSTGASAFFVVVYLHMFRGLLYGSYRKPRELVWVFGCLIFLCLMAEAFMGYLLPWGQMSYWGAQVIVNLFSAIPVIGGDLSLFIRGDYVVSDATLNRFFSFHVIAVPLVLLGLVVAHIIALHEVGSNNPDGVEIKAKKDENGVPLDGIPFHPYYSVHDLMGVGGFLMIFSAVIFFFPEMGGYFLESNNFVPADPLKTPPHIAPVWYFTPFYSMLRATTSNFLPILWVFFAVLLGLVFLRSKDVRIKVGALAIAVILAVGFYFIDAKFWGVLVMGGSVVILFFLPWLDHSPVKSIRYRPAFHKSILIVFVVVFIVLGYLGVMPPSPVGEKVSQLGTLLYFAFFLTMPLWSRVGQFKQVPERVTFHPH; encoded by the coding sequence ATGGCGGCCGAAAAACAAGTAAAGACGACCGGCCTGCTTGGCTGGATCGACGCGCGCTTCCCCGCAACCCAACTCTGGGAAGATCACCTTTCCAAGTACTACGCACCGAAGAACTTCAACTTCTGGTACTTCTTCGGCTCGCTCGCCCTGCTGGTCCTGGTGATCCAGATCGTCACCGGCATCTTCCTGGTGATGAACTACAAGCCGGACGGCACGCTCAACGCCGCCGGCATTCCCGTGGCTTACGCCAGCGTGGAATACATCATGCGAGAGGTGCCCTGGGGCTGGCTGGTGCGCTACATGCACTCCACCGGCGCCTCGGCCTTCTTCGTGGTGGTGTACCTGCATATGTTCCGTGGCCTGCTGTACGGTTCGTACCGCAAGCCGCGTGAGCTGGTCTGGGTCTTCGGCTGCCTGATCTTCCTGTGCCTGATGGCTGAAGCCTTCATGGGCTACCTGCTGCCGTGGGGCCAGATGTCGTACTGGGGCGCCCAGGTGATCGTGAACCTGTTCTCGGCCATCCCCGTGATCGGCGGCGACCTGTCGCTGTTCATCCGCGGCGACTACGTCGTGAGCGACGCGACCCTGAACCGCTTCTTCTCCTTCCACGTCATCGCCGTGCCGCTGGTGCTGCTGGGCCTGGTGGTCGCGCACATCATCGCGCTGCACGAAGTGGGCTCGAACAACCCGGACGGCGTCGAGATCAAGGCCAAGAAGGACGAGAACGGCGTGCCGCTGGACGGCATCCCCTTCCACCCGTACTACTCGGTGCACGACCTGATGGGCGTGGGCGGCTTCCTGATGATCTTCTCCGCGGTGATCTTCTTCTTCCCGGAGATGGGCGGTTACTTCCTGGAGTCGAACAACTTCGTCCCGGCCGATCCGCTCAAGACCCCGCCGCACATCGCGCCGGTCTGGTACTTCACGCCGTTCTACTCGATGCTGCGCGCCACCACCTCGAACTTCCTGCCGATCCTGTGGGTGTTCTTCGCGGTGCTGCTCGGCCTGGTGTTCCTGCGTAGCAAGGACGTCCGCATCAAGGTGGGCGCGCTTGCCATCGCCGTGATCCTGGCCGTGGGCTTCTACTTCATCGACGCCAAGTTCTGGGGCGTGCTGGTGATGGGCGGCTCGGTCGTGATCCTGTTCTTCCTGCCGTGGCTGGACCACTCGCCGGTGAAATCGATCCGCTATCGTCCGGCCTTCCACAAGAGCATCCTGATCGTGTTCGTGGTGGTGTTCATCGTGCTCGGCTACCTGGGCGTCATGCCCCCGTCGCCGGTGGGTGAAAAGGTGTCGCAGCTGGGAACCCTGCTGTACTTCGCCTTCTTCCTGACCATGCCGCTGTGGAGCCGTGTCGGCCAGTTCAAGCAAGTGCCGGAACGTGTCACGTTCCACCCGCACTGA
- a CDS encoding glutathione S-transferase N-terminal domain-containing protein — translation MMVLYSGTTCPFSQRCRLVLFEKGMDFEIRDVDLFNKPEDISVMNPYGQVPILVERDLILYESNIINEYIDERFPHPQLMPADPVQRARARLFLFNFEKELFTHVYALENEKGKAAEKNHERARSAIRDRLTQLAPIFVKNKYMLGEEFSMLDVAIAPLLWRLDHYGIELSKNAAPLLKYAERIFSRPAYIEALTPSEKVMRR, via the coding sequence ATGATGGTGTTGTATTCGGGCACCACCTGCCCGTTCTCCCAACGTTGCCGCCTCGTCCTGTTCGAAAAGGGCATGGATTTCGAGATCCGTGACGTCGACCTGTTCAACAAGCCGGAAGACATCTCGGTGATGAACCCCTACGGCCAGGTGCCCATCCTGGTCGAGCGCGACCTGATCCTGTACGAGTCGAACATCATCAACGAGTACATCGACGAGCGCTTCCCGCATCCGCAGCTGATGCCGGCCGACCCGGTGCAGCGCGCCCGCGCCCGCCTGTTCCTGTTCAATTTCGAAAAGGAACTCTTCACGCACGTCTACGCCCTCGAAAACGAAAAGGGCAAGGCCGCCGAGAAGAACCACGAGCGCGCCCGCTCCGCCATTCGCGACCGCCTGACCCAGCTCGCGCCGATCTTCGTCAAGAACAAGTACATGCTTGGCGAAGAGTTCTCGATGCTCGACGTCGCCATCGCCCCGCTGCTGTGGCGCCTGGACCACTACGGCATCGAACTGTCGAAGAACGCCGCGCCGCTGCTCAAGTACGCCGAACGCATCTTCAGCCGCCCGGCCTACATCGAAGCGCTCACCCCGTCTGAAAAGGTGATGCGCCGCTAA
- a CDS encoding ClpXP protease specificity-enhancing factor has translation MPETSTKPYLIRAIYEWCTDNGFTPYIAVFVDANTSVPREFVKNNEIVLNVSFDATSGLDMGNEWIGFSARFGGISRKIDVPIENVLAIYARENGQGMAFPVERSVPETQAATERENNPPPKLSSVESEPLVTAEANEDHNGDDEPTPPPVSRIGAKKPSLKVVK, from the coding sequence ATGCCTGAAACCTCCACCAAGCCCTACCTGATCCGCGCCATCTACGAGTGGTGCACGGATAACGGCTTCACACCGTACATCGCCGTCTTCGTCGACGCTAACACCAGCGTGCCGCGCGAGTTCGTCAAGAACAACGAAATCGTGCTGAACGTCAGCTTCGACGCCACCAGCGGCCTGGACATGGGCAACGAGTGGATCGGCTTCAGCGCCCGCTTTGGCGGCATCTCGCGCAAGATCGACGTGCCCATCGAAAACGTGCTCGCCATCTACGCGCGCGAAAACGGCCAGGGCATGGCCTTCCCCGTCGAGCGCAGCGTGCCCGAAACCCAGGCCGCCACCGAGCGCGAGAACAACCCGCCGCCCAAGCTGTCCTCGGTGGAAAGCGAGCCGCTGGTCACAGCGGAAGCCAACGAAGACCACAACGGCGACGACGAACCCACGCCGCCGCCCGTGTCCCGCATCGGCGCCAAGAAACCTTCGCTGAAGGTAGTGAAGTAG
- a CDS encoding Nif3-like dinuclear metal center hexameric protein → MKTKDLELYLNDLLQVPRYKDYCPNGWQVQGRPEVEHIATGVTASLALVEAAIEAGADVILVHHGYFWKNEDARVIGQKHARLKRLLGADVNLLAYHLPLDDHPEFGNNAQLGLQLGFTPTGRFGEGQLGWTGTLPQSMPLAALAAHVGGVLNREPLAIGDPEQMIRTVGWCTGGAQGYFDAAVAAGVDAYLSGEISEQTTHLARESGVAYLAAGHHATERYGIQSLGAHLAQQFGLRHTFIDIPNPV, encoded by the coding sequence ATGAAAACAAAAGATCTTGAATTGTACTTGAACGACCTGCTTCAAGTGCCTCGATACAAAGACTATTGCCCGAACGGATGGCAAGTGCAAGGCCGCCCTGAGGTCGAGCACATCGCAACCGGCGTGACCGCCAGCCTGGCCCTGGTCGAAGCCGCCATCGAGGCCGGCGCCGACGTCATCCTGGTCCATCACGGCTACTTCTGGAAAAACGAAGACGCCCGCGTGATCGGGCAAAAGCATGCCCGCTTGAAGCGCCTGCTGGGCGCCGACGTGAACCTGCTCGCCTATCACCTGCCGCTCGACGACCATCCCGAGTTCGGCAACAATGCCCAACTGGGCTTGCAGCTCGGCTTCACGCCAACCGGGCGCTTCGGCGAGGGCCAGCTTGGCTGGACCGGCACCTTGCCGCAATCCATGCCGTTAGCCGCGCTGGCCGCCCATGTGGGCGGCGTGCTCAACCGCGAGCCGCTTGCCATCGGGGACCCCGAGCAGATGATCCGCACCGTGGGCTGGTGCACCGGCGGAGCCCAGGGCTACTTCGACGCGGCGGTAGCAGCCGGCGTGGATGCCTACCTGAGCGGCGAGATCTCGGAGCAGACCACCCACTTGGCGCGCGAGAGCGGCGTTGCCTACCTGGCAGCGGGGCATCACGCCACCGAGCGCTACGGCATCCAGTCGCTCGGCGCGCACCTGGCGCAGCAATTCGGCCTGCGCCATACCTTTATCGATATTCCCAACCCGGTTTGA
- the mscL gene encoding large conductance mechanosensitive channel protein MscL, which produces MGMMSEFKAFAMRGNVVDLAVGVIIGAAFGKIVESVVNDLIMPVVGRIIGKLDFSNLFVMLAEPPAGVPHTLDALKKAGVPVFAYGNFLTILVNFIILAFIIFVMVRAIMKMRAAEPAPAPAATPEDVVLLREIRDSLKVRQP; this is translated from the coding sequence ATGGGGATGATGTCGGAGTTCAAGGCCTTCGCGATGCGGGGCAATGTAGTCGACCTGGCGGTGGGTGTGATTATCGGCGCCGCGTTCGGCAAGATTGTCGAATCCGTGGTGAATGACCTGATCATGCCGGTGGTGGGCCGCATTATCGGCAAACTCGACTTCTCTAACCTTTTCGTGATGCTGGCCGAGCCGCCGGCGGGCGTGCCGCATACGCTCGACGCCCTTAAGAAAGCAGGCGTTCCGGTATTTGCCTATGGGAATTTTCTGACTATTCTGGTCAATTTCATCATTCTGGCTTTCATCATCTTCGTGATGGTGCGCGCCATCATGAAGATGCGCGCCGCCGAACCGGCGCCGGCGCCGGCTGCTACGCCCGAGGATGTGGTGCTGCTGCGCGAGATCCGCGACAGCCTCAAGGTACGCCAGCCCTAA
- a CDS encoding porin — MKKSLLALAALGAFAGAAQAQSSVTLYGVADMNLEYVNHLGVAPSAANGLSTGRGNSVYRMSSGGLSGSRWGLRGVEDLGGGLKALFVLENGFALDTGSLQQGGRLFGRQAYVGIESAQAGRFTFGRQYTTLFDLLANFSPSGYATQYEPVVAQLGLNFRSDNTAKYTGVFGPVTAIAHWSFGNGVAGNGEVPGQFRRDTGYGAGVAYAAGPFGATVAYDQYNPTLSATGDTGTFKKAAVAGSYAFGPAKIMGGYRWGQAKAQNGAPILRDNYYWIGANYQVTAPLGLTLQYNYDDVKNFGGNTHLANPWQVSFIADYNLSKRTDVYLTAAYAKNAGLNFDTSAISFANGYFLGSNNDNMLGVGVGIRHKF, encoded by the coding sequence ATGAAAAAATCGCTTCTCGCGCTGGCTGCGTTGGGTGCATTCGCAGGTGCCGCTCAGGCCCAGTCCAGCGTGACGCTGTACGGCGTTGCGGATATGAACCTCGAATACGTCAATCACCTCGGCGTTGCGCCGTCAGCCGCCAACGGCCTCAGTACCGGCCGCGGCAACTCCGTCTATCGCATGTCCTCCGGCGGCCTGTCCGGCTCGCGTTGGGGCCTGCGCGGCGTGGAAGACCTGGGCGGCGGCTTGAAGGCGCTGTTCGTGCTCGAAAATGGCTTCGCCCTAGACACCGGCTCTCTGCAGCAAGGCGGCCGCCTGTTCGGTCGTCAGGCGTACGTGGGTATCGAAAGCGCCCAGGCTGGCCGCTTCACCTTCGGTCGCCAGTACACCACGCTGTTCGACCTGCTCGCCAACTTCTCGCCCAGCGGCTACGCCACCCAGTATGAGCCGGTGGTCGCCCAGCTCGGCCTGAACTTCCGCTCCGACAACACCGCCAAGTACACCGGCGTGTTCGGCCCGGTGACCGCGATTGCGCACTGGTCCTTCGGCAACGGCGTGGCAGGCAACGGCGAAGTTCCGGGCCAGTTCCGCCGCGACACCGGCTACGGCGCCGGCGTGGCGTACGCCGCCGGTCCGTTCGGCGCGACCGTCGCCTACGACCAGTACAACCCGACCCTGAGCGCGACCGGCGACACCGGCACGTTCAAGAAGGCGGCAGTGGCGGGCAGCTATGCCTTCGGCCCGGCCAAGATCATGGGCGGCTATCGCTGGGGCCAGGCCAAGGCACAGAACGGCGCACCCATTCTGCGCGACAACTACTACTGGATCGGCGCCAACTACCAGGTCACCGCACCGCTGGGCCTGACGCTGCAGTACAACTACGACGACGTCAAGAACTTCGGCGGCAACACCCACCTCGCCAATCCCTGGCAGGTTTCGTTCATCGCCGACTACAACCTGTCCAAGCGTACCGACGTCTACCTGACGGCTGCATACGCGAAGAACGCCGGCCTGAACTTCGACACGTCGGCCATCAGCTTCGCCAACGGCTACTTCCTCGGCTCCAACAACGACAACATGCTGGGCGTCGGCGTGGGTATCCGCCACAAGTTCTAA
- a CDS encoding recombinase family protein produces MSKAAMVALYARVSSEQQNKRGTIESQIAALKERISADGAQIVDDMCFVDAGVSGATLIRPQLERLRDCAALGTIDQLYILSPDRLARKYAHQALLMEEFSACGVQVVFLNHAIGTTPEESLLLQMQGMIAEYERAKIAERHRRGKLHGAKRGSVNVLSGAPYGYRYIRRQLDGTPARYVIELPQAATVRAIFQWVGMDRLSIGDVVRRLAESGTVTASGKPYWDRSVVWGILRNPAYMGRAAFGKTQSRDHLQVRVRAQRHSADVPRKPYSTTRTEPQDWIEIPVPAIVSEGLFQAAQEQLAENRKLARQRRESAPLRLLQGLTVCGECHYAYYAKKVSKVAAKGHQRDYAYYRCVGTDAYRFGGHRICDNLQVRTDRLDELVWQQVVELLSHPERLKSEYERRLDMMERNEKSAFDTSNLEKQRLQLEKGKSRLIDSYADGILDKSDFEPKMQQLRNRLEQIDQQILESRQQGAVQSELFLVINRIEEFAGAVTEKLDTIDLETKRRIVLGLVKRVEIHKDEIVVVFRVDPQPGAFDSENSNDSDDGVKSMQRCKRRTVTAAG; encoded by the coding sequence ATGAGCAAAGCTGCGATGGTTGCACTCTACGCGCGGGTATCCTCCGAACAGCAAAACAAACGCGGCACCATTGAAAGCCAGATCGCTGCACTGAAGGAGCGTATTTCAGCTGACGGCGCGCAGATCGTCGACGACATGTGTTTCGTTGACGCTGGCGTGAGCGGTGCGACGCTGATCAGGCCTCAATTGGAGCGCCTCAGGGACTGTGCCGCGCTCGGTACGATCGATCAGCTGTACATCCTGTCACCGGACCGGCTGGCGCGCAAATATGCGCACCAGGCGCTGCTGATGGAAGAGTTCTCCGCCTGCGGTGTCCAGGTGGTCTTCCTCAATCACGCGATCGGTACGACGCCGGAAGAGTCGCTGCTATTGCAGATGCAGGGCATGATCGCAGAATACGAACGGGCGAAGATCGCCGAGCGTCACCGTCGTGGCAAGCTTCACGGCGCAAAACGCGGCAGTGTCAATGTCCTGTCCGGGGCGCCCTACGGCTACCGCTACATTCGCCGGCAACTCGACGGAACGCCGGCCCGGTACGTTATCGAACTGCCCCAGGCTGCAACGGTCCGGGCGATCTTCCAGTGGGTGGGGATGGACCGCCTGAGCATAGGGGATGTGGTACGCCGCCTTGCCGAGTCGGGTACCGTGACAGCGTCGGGCAAGCCATACTGGGACCGTAGTGTGGTGTGGGGCATATTGCGCAATCCTGCGTACATGGGGCGAGCTGCGTTCGGCAAGACGCAGTCGCGCGATCACCTGCAGGTACGCGTGCGCGCCCAGCGCCACAGTGCTGACGTGCCCAGAAAGCCGTACTCGACAACACGAACCGAACCGCAGGACTGGATCGAGATTCCGGTGCCGGCCATCGTGAGCGAGGGGCTGTTCCAGGCGGCTCAGGAACAGCTTGCCGAGAACCGCAAGCTGGCGCGCCAGAGGCGCGAGAGTGCACCGCTACGCCTGCTGCAAGGGTTGACGGTATGCGGCGAGTGCCATTACGCCTATTACGCCAAGAAGGTGAGCAAGGTTGCAGCTAAGGGGCATCAGCGGGACTACGCCTATTACCGCTGTGTTGGGACTGATGCCTACCGTTTCGGTGGCCACCGCATCTGTGACAATCTGCAGGTACGAACAGACAGGCTCGATGAGCTGGTATGGCAGCAGGTTGTGGAATTGCTCAGTCATCCAGAACGCTTGAAGAGCGAATATGAGCGTCGACTGGATATGATGGAGCGCAACGAGAAGAGTGCCTTCGACACAAGCAACCTTGAAAAGCAGCGGCTGCAGCTGGAGAAGGGAAAGTCCCGGCTGATCGATAGCTATGCGGACGGCATCCTCGATAAGTCCGACTTCGAACCGAAGATGCAGCAGTTGAGGAATCGGCTTGAGCAGATTGACCAGCAGATCCTTGAATCCAGGCAGCAAGGCGCGGTGCAAAGCGAGCTGTTTCTGGTCATCAATCGGATCGAGGAATTTGCAGGCGCCGTCACCGAAAAACTGGACACGATTGATCTTGAGACAAAGCGCAGGATCGTATTGGGTCTGGTCAAGCGCGTCGAAATCCACAAGGATGAAATCGTCGTTGTGTTCAGGGTTGACCCACAGCCTGGGGCTTTTGACAGCGAAAACTCGAATGATTCAGACGACGGAGTGAAAAGTATGCAACGTTGTAAGCGGCGTACTGTCACCGCTGCTGGCTAA
- a CDS encoding Bug family tripartite tricarboxylate transporter substrate binding protein gives MHRTRRRATHRLLATIASACLGTLAWQAPAQAADTYPNKPIRLVVPFPAGGTTDILARAVAAELSKLQGWNVVVDNRPGAGGNIGADMVAKAAPDGYTLLMGTVGTHGINQSLYGKLPFDPIKDFSPITEVASVPNVLVVNPAFAQQNRINSVTDLIAYARANPGKLNMASSGNGTSIHLAGELFKTQTRTFMVHFPYKGSGPALTDLAGGTMQLMFDNLPSSMALIKGGKLKALAVTSAKPSPALPGVPTVAEAARLPGFEASSWFGLLAPAGTPHDIVARVQQEVARSLATPAVREKLLAQGADPVGNTPEQFAAFIRAELTKWAKVVKDSGAKVD, from the coding sequence ATGCACCGCACCCGCCGCCGCGCGACCCACAGGCTGCTTGCCACCATCGCCAGCGCTTGCCTTGGCACCCTCGCCTGGCAAGCGCCCGCGCAAGCCGCGGACACCTACCCCAACAAGCCGATCCGCCTGGTGGTGCCGTTCCCTGCGGGCGGCACGACGGATATCCTGGCGCGCGCGGTTGCCGCCGAGCTGTCGAAGCTGCAGGGCTGGAACGTAGTCGTCGACAACCGGCCGGGCGCGGGCGGCAACATCGGCGCCGACATGGTCGCCAAGGCCGCGCCGGATGGCTACACGCTGTTGATGGGCACGGTGGGCACGCATGGCATCAACCAGTCGCTGTACGGCAAGCTGCCGTTCGACCCGATCAAGGACTTCTCACCCATCACTGAGGTCGCGTCGGTGCCCAATGTGCTGGTGGTCAACCCCGCCTTTGCGCAGCAGAACCGGATCAACAGCGTGACGGACCTGATCGCCTATGCACGCGCCAATCCCGGCAAGCTCAATATGGCCTCGAGCGGCAATGGCACCTCGATCCACCTGGCAGGCGAGCTGTTCAAGACCCAGACCCGTACCTTCATGGTGCACTTCCCTTACAAGGGCAGCGGCCCGGCGCTGACCGACCTGGCGGGCGGCACCATGCAGCTCATGTTCGACAACCTGCCCTCGTCGATGGCGCTGATCAAGGGCGGCAAGCTCAAGGCGCTGGCGGTCACCAGCGCCAAGCCCTCGCCGGCGCTGCCGGGCGTGCCGACGGTGGCCGAAGCGGCCCGCCTGCCGGGCTTCGAGGCAAGCTCCTGGTTCGGCTTGCTGGCGCCCGCCGGCACGCCGCACGACATCGTCGCGCGCGTCCAGCAGGAAGTCGCGCGCTCGCTGGCCACGCCGGCCGTGCGGGAGAAGCTGCTGGCCCAGGGCGCCGATCCGGTCGGCAACACGCCGGAGCAGTTCGCCGCCTTTATCCGCGCCGAGCTCACCAAGTGGGCCAAGGTGGTCAAGGACTCGGGCGCCAAGGTGGATTGA
- the petA gene encoding ubiquinol-cytochrome c reductase iron-sulfur subunit: MSDQQNVKNVDKGRRNWLIATSVAGGIGGVAVAVPFVSTFAPSEKAKAAGAPVEADISALKSGEMMTVEWRGKPVWILKRTEEMLASLKKTDAEVADPNSDVPFTMKTPEYCKNETRSRAEHKDLLVVVGICSHLGCSPSGPFGSGSNPQLGSDPGFLCPCHGSTFDLAGRVFKNKPAPQNLDVPPYQFLSDTKIVIGKDEKGDA, translated from the coding sequence ATGAGTGACCAGCAAAACGTGAAGAACGTGGATAAGGGTCGCCGCAATTGGTTGATTGCGACGTCAGTCGCTGGCGGCATCGGAGGCGTGGCGGTAGCTGTTCCGTTCGTCAGTACGTTTGCGCCGTCAGAGAAGGCAAAGGCCGCCGGAGCTCCGGTAGAAGCCGACATCAGCGCCCTGAAATCGGGCGAGATGATGACCGTTGAATGGCGCGGCAAACCAGTCTGGATCCTGAAGCGCACCGAGGAAATGCTCGCGTCGCTGAAGAAAACCGATGCCGAAGTCGCCGACCCCAACTCGGACGTCCCCTTCACCATGAAGACGCCCGAGTATTGCAAGAACGAAACCCGTTCCCGCGCAGAACACAAAGATTTGCTGGTCGTGGTGGGCATCTGCTCCCACCTGGGCTGCTCGCCCTCCGGCCCCTTCGGTTCCGGCTCCAATCCCCAGCTCGGCTCCGACCCCGGTTTCCTCTGCCCCTGCCACGGCTCGACGTTCGACCTCGCTGGCCGCGTGTTCAAGAACAAGCCGGCTCCGCAAAACCTCGACGTACCCCCGTACCAGTTCCTGTCCGACACCAAGATCGTGATCGGCAAGGATGAAAAAGGAGACGCTTGA
- a CDS encoding MarR family winged helix-turn-helix transcriptional regulator: MPIPPAAEAATKAGAEEAPVDLETSADDNAHDALRLWLRLLTCTNLVEADIRSRLRQDFACTLPRFDLMSQLDRHPEGLKMGELSRRMMVTGGNVTGITDQLQQEGLVSREALPSDRRAYLIRLTPAGRTAFSKMARAHEDWIEQLFGGLPQTDRRALFRLLGRLKTGLVSA; this comes from the coding sequence ATGCCCATCCCACCTGCCGCCGAGGCCGCCACCAAGGCCGGCGCCGAAGAAGCGCCGGTCGATCTCGAAACCAGCGCCGACGATAACGCCCACGATGCCCTGCGCCTGTGGCTGCGCCTCTTGACCTGCACCAACCTGGTCGAGGCCGACATCCGCTCGCGGCTGCGCCAGGATTTCGCCTGCACCCTGCCGCGCTTCGACCTGATGTCCCAGCTCGACCGCCATCCGGAAGGCCTGAAAATGGGCGAGCTGTCGCGCCGCATGATGGTCACCGGCGGCAACGTCACCGGCATCACGGACCAGCTCCAGCAGGAAGGCCTGGTCTCGCGCGAGGCCTTGCCCAGCGATCGCCGCGCTTACCTGATCCGGCTCACGCCGGCCGGGCGCACCGCATTTTCCAAGATGGCGCGCGCGCATGAAGACTGGATCGAGCAGTTGTTCGGCGGCCTGCCCCAGACCGACCGGCGCGCCCTGTTCCGCTTGCTGGGCCGGCTCAAGACCGGGCTGGTGAGCGCATGA